The Caretta caretta isolate rCarCar2 chromosome 5, rCarCar1.hap1, whole genome shotgun sequence genome contains a region encoding:
- the LOC142072030 gene encoding uncharacterized protein LOC142072030, with translation MQSSSAQVTMMESQNRKRAPAWTEREVRDLIAVWGEESVLSELRSSFRNAKTFVKISQGMKDRGHNRDPKQCRVKLKELRQAYQKTREANSRSGSEPQTCRFYDELHAILGGSATTTPAVLFDSFNGDGGNTEAGFGDKEDDDDEEVVDSSQQASRETGFPDSQELFLTLDLEPVPPEPTQGCLLDPAGGEGTSAACVSMITGSSPSQRLVKLRKKKKRTRDEMFSELMLSSHTDRAQTNAWRQIMSECRKAQNDREERWRAEESKWRAEDRAEAQMWWQRDERRQDSILRLLQDQTSMLQCMVELQQRQLEHRLPLLPLCNQPPSSPSSIASTPRRPRTRWGGLRPTSHSTTEDCPKKRRLSFNKF, from the exons atgcagagctcatcagcacaggtgaccatgatggagtcccagaatcgcaaaagagctccagcatggaccgaacgggaggtacgggatctgatcgctgtttggggagaggaatccgtgctatcagaactccgttccagttttcgaaatgccaaaacctttgtgaaaatctcccagggcatgaaggacagaggccataacagggacccgaagcagtgccgcgtgaaactgaaggagctgaggcaagcctaccagaaaaccagagaggcgaacagccgctctgggtcagagccccaaacatgccgcttctatgatgagctgcatgccattttagggggttcagccaccactacccccgccgtgttgtttgactccttcaatggagatggaggcaatacggaagcaggttttggggacaaagaagatgatgatgatgaggaggttgtagatagctcacagcaagcaagcagagaaaccggttttcccgacagccaggaactgtttctcaccctagacctggagccagtaccccccgaacccacccaaggctgcctcctggacccagcaggcggagaagggacctctg ctgcatgtgtttcaatgatcacaggatcttctccttcccagaggctagtgaagcttagaaagaaaaaaaaacgcactcgcgatgaaatgttctccgagctcatgctgtcctcccacactgacagagcacagacaaatgcgtggaggcaaataatgtcagagtgcaggaaagcacaaaatgaccgggaggagaggtggcgggctgaagagagtaagtggcgggctgaagacagggctgaagctcaaatgtggtggcagcgtgatgagaggaggcaggattcaatactgaggctgctgcaggaccaaaccagtatgctccagtgtatggttgagctgcagcaaaggcagctggagcacagactgccactgctgcccctgtgtaaccaaccgccctcctccccaagttccatagcctccacacccagacgcccaagaacgcggtgggggggcctccggccaaccagccactccaccacagaggattgcccaaaaaaaagaaggctgtcattcaataaattttaa